One genomic segment of Sander lucioperca isolate FBNREF2018 chromosome 10, SLUC_FBN_1.2, whole genome shotgun sequence includes these proteins:
- the irx1a gene encoding iroquois-class homeodomain protein IRX-1a, protein MSFPQLGYPQYLSASQAVYGSERPGVLTPSSRGGSTEIGGSPSATAAAVTSVLGMYANPYAHNYSAFLPYTSADLALFSQMGSQYELKDSPGVHPASFAAHTSPAFYPYSQFQYGDPARPKNATRESTSTLKAWLNEHRKNPYPTKGEKIMLAIITKMTLTQVSTWFANARRRLKKENKVTWGSRSKEDGEDGNLFGSGDEAEKNEDEEEIDLESIDIDKIDDNDGDQSNEDDDDKSTEGSREHRGGVGAGGELDSLEKRRAFALQAHEAFDKSKSTITAHPGSKENSDGNNNNTRVLSPDRPGSFPLPSNNKPKIWSLAETATSPDSSSQKATSPCGPAATTHTPAPHHQIQTHPAFLPSHGLYTCQIGKFHNWTNGAFLGQNSLLNVRSFLGVNQHHHHHHHNQQQQHLAAQQQPTSVVVSPGAAAAALSNDSKAPAETHSPKHIEHENGVRSDSPPTQILKSSFRPIHDRSSLPSSARNPQDATQRVLTALSSA, encoded by the exons ATGTCTTTCCCCCAGCTAGGCTACCCGCAGTACTTAAGTGCCTCCCAGGCGGTGTACGGGAGCGAGAGACCGGGAGTGCTTACGCCTTCGTCCCGGGGAGGGAGCACCGAAATCGGGGGAAGTCCGTCCGCCACCGCAGCGGCGGTCACCTCGGTGTTGGGCATGTACGCCAACCCGTACGCACACAACTACAGTGCTTTCTTACCTTACACCAGCGCGGACTTGGCACTTTTCTCACAAATG GGATCCCAGTATGAGCTGAAGGACAGCCCTGGCGTCCATCCTGCCAGCTTCGCAGCCCACACGTCTCCGGCCTTCTACCCGTACAGCCAGTTCCAGTACGGGGACCCGGCCAGGCCCAAGAACGCCACCCGGGAGAGCACCAGCACCCTGAAGGCCTGGCTCAACGAGCACAGGAAGAACCCGTACCCGACCAAGGGGGAGAAGATCATGCTGGCCATCATCACCAAGATGACGCTGACGCAGGTCTCCACGTGGTTCGCCAACGCCAGGAGGAGGCTCAAGAAGGAGAACAAGGTGACCTGGGGCAGCAGGAGCAAAGAGGACGGGGAGGACGGGAACTTGTTCGGCAGCGGGGACGAGGCGGAGAAAAACGAAGACGAGGAGGAGATTGATTTGGAGAGCATAGATATAGACAAAATCGACGACAACGACGGGGATCAGAGCAACGAGGACGATGATGACAAATCCACGGAGGGGAGCAGGGAGCACAGGGGCGGCGTGGGCGCGGGGGGGGAGCTGGACAGCTTGGAGAAAAGACGGGCTTTCGCCCTGCAGGCCCACGAGGCCTTTGACAAATCTAAGAGCACAATTACAGCTCACCCAGGGAGTAAGGAGAACTCGgacggcaacaacaacaacaccagaGTTTTGTCCCCGGATAGACCCGGGAGTTTTCCTCTCCCGTCTAACAATAAGCCGAAAATATGGTCTTTAGCAGAGACAGCCACTAGTCCTGATAGTTCATCTCAGAAAGCCACGTCCCCGTGTGGCCCAGCGGCCACCACTCACACACCAGCGCCGCACCACCAGATCCAGACCCACCCGGCCTTCCTGCCCAGTCACGGACTGTACACCTGCCAGATTGGGAAGTTCCACAACTGGACAAATGGGGCTTTCCTGGGCCAGAACTCCCTGCTAAATGTGAGGTCGTTTCTGGGAGTAAACcagcaccatcaccaccaccaccacaaccagcagcagcagcacttggCGGCCCAGCAGCAGCCGACTTCAGTGGTGGTGTCGCCgggagcagctgcagcagcactcAGCAACGACAGCAAGGCCCCGGCAGAGACACACAGTCCCAAGCACATAG AGCATGAAAACGGTGTACGGTCTGATTCCCCTCCAACGCAGATCCTGAAGTCTTCCTTTCGACCCATCCATGACAG ATCCTCTCTGCCTTCCAGCGCCAGGAATCCACAAGACGCCACGCAACGAGTCCTCACCGCTCTCTCCTCGGCTTGA